A window of the Streptomyces sp. NBC_01351 genome harbors these coding sequences:
- the serA gene encoding phosphoglycerate dehydrogenase, with amino-acid sequence MSSKPVVLIAEELSPATVDALGPDFEIRHVNGADRAELLPAIVDVDAILVRSATKVDAEAIAAAKKLRVVARAGVGLDNVDVSAATKAGVMVVNAPTSNIVTAAELACGLLVATARNIPQANTALKNGEWKRNKYTGVELSEKTLGVVGLGRIGVLVAQRMSAFGMKIVAYDPYVQPARAAQMGVKMLTLDELLEVADFITVHLPKTPETLGLIGDEALHKVKPSVRIVNAARGGIVDEAALYTAIKEGRVAGAGLDVYAKEPCTDSPLFELDQVVCTPHLGASTDEAQEKAGVSVAKSVRLALAGELVPDAVNVQGGVIAEDVRPGLPLAEKLGRIFTALAGEVAVRLDVEVCGEITQHDVKVLELSALKGVFEDVVDETVSYVNAPLFAQERGVEVRLTTSSESPDHRNVVTVRGTLSDGQEVSVSGTLAGPKHLQKIVGVGEYDVDLALADFMVVLRYTDRPGVVGKVGQLLGEAGLNIAGMQVARAEEHGEALAILTVDAEVPANVLADIATEIGAVSARTVSLG; translated from the coding sequence GTGAGCTCGAAACCTGTCGTACTCATCGCCGAAGAGCTGTCGCCCGCCACGGTGGACGCGCTCGGTCCGGACTTCGAGATCCGGCACGTCAACGGCGCGGACCGCGCCGAGCTGCTGCCCGCGATCGTCGACGTCGACGCGATCCTCGTCCGCTCCGCGACCAAGGTCGACGCCGAGGCCATCGCCGCCGCCAAGAAGCTGCGGGTCGTCGCCCGCGCCGGCGTCGGTCTGGACAACGTGGACGTCTCCGCCGCCACCAAGGCCGGCGTGATGGTCGTCAACGCTCCGACCTCGAACATCGTGACCGCCGCCGAGCTCGCCTGCGGCCTGCTCGTCGCCACCGCCCGCAACATCCCGCAGGCCAACACCGCCCTGAAGAACGGCGAGTGGAAGCGGAACAAGTACACGGGTGTCGAGCTCAGCGAGAAGACCCTCGGCGTCGTCGGCCTCGGCCGCATCGGTGTCCTGGTCGCGCAGCGCATGTCGGCCTTCGGTATGAAGATCGTCGCGTACGACCCCTACGTGCAGCCCGCGCGCGCCGCCCAGATGGGCGTCAAGATGCTGACGCTGGACGAGCTCCTCGAGGTCGCCGACTTCATCACCGTGCACCTGCCCAAGACCCCCGAGACCCTCGGTCTCATCGGGGACGAGGCCCTGCACAAGGTGAAGCCGTCCGTCCGCATCGTCAACGCCGCGCGCGGCGGGATCGTGGACGAGGCCGCGCTGTACACGGCCATCAAGGAGGGCCGCGTCGCCGGCGCCGGTCTCGACGTGTACGCGAAGGAGCCCTGCACGGACTCCCCGCTCTTCGAGCTCGACCAGGTCGTCTGCACCCCGCACCTCGGCGCGTCCACGGACGAGGCCCAGGAGAAGGCCGGTGTCTCGGTCGCCAAGTCGGTGCGCCTCGCGCTCGCCGGCGAGCTCGTGCCGGACGCGGTCAACGTCCAGGGCGGCGTCATCGCCGAGGACGTCCGTCCCGGCCTGCCGCTCGCCGAGAAGCTCGGCCGCATCTTCACCGCCCTCGCGGGCGAGGTCGCGGTCCGCCTCGACGTCGAGGTCTGCGGCGAGATCACCCAGCACGACGTCAAGGTGCTCGAACTCTCCGCGCTCAAGGGTGTCTTCGAGGACGTCGTCGACGAGACGGTCTCCTACGTCAACGCCCCGCTGTTCGCGCAGGAGCGCGGTGTCGAGGTGCGCCTGACCACCAGCTCGGAGTCCCCGGACCACCGCAACGTGGTGACCGTCCGCGGCACCCTGTCGGACGGCCAGGAGGTCTCGGTCTCCGGCACGCTCGCGGGCCCGAAGCACCTTCAGAAGATCGTCGGCGTCGGCGAGTACGACGTGGACCTGGCGCTGGCCGACTTCATGGTCGTGCTGCGCTACACCGACCGCCCGGGCGTGGTCGGCAAGGTCGGGCAGCTGCTCGGCGAGGCCGGCCTGAACATCGCGGGCATGCAGGTCGCCCGCGCCGAGGAGCACGGCGAGGCGCTCGCCATCCTCACCGTCGACGCCGAGGTCCCCGCCAACGTCCTCGCGGACATCGCCACCGAGATCGGCGCCGTCTCGGCGCGCACCGTCAGCCTCGGCTGA
- the ilvC gene encoding ketol-acid reductoisomerase: MAELFYENDADLSIIQGRKVAVIGYGSQGHAHALSLRDSGVDVVVGLKEGSKSKAKAEEQGLKVVPVAEAAAWANVIMILTPDPLQAEIYEESIKDHLEEGDALFFGHGFNVRYGFIKPPANVDVALVAPKGPGHLVRRQYEEGRGVPCIAAVEQDFSGSAFALALSYAAGIGGTRAGVIKTTFTEETETDLFGEQAVLCGGASALVKAGFETLTEAGYQPEIAYFECLHELKLIVDLMYEGGLEKMRWSVSETAEWGDYITGPRIITDATKAEMKKVLAEIQDGKFANDWMAEYKAGLPKYNEYKKADEAHLLETTGKKLRKLMSWVDSDES, translated from the coding sequence GTGGCCGAGCTGTTCTACGAGAACGACGCCGACCTGTCCATCATCCAGGGCCGCAAGGTCGCGGTCATCGGTTACGGCAGCCAGGGCCACGCCCACGCGCTGTCGCTCCGTGACTCCGGCGTCGACGTCGTCGTCGGTCTGAAGGAGGGCTCGAAGTCCAAGGCCAAGGCCGAGGAGCAGGGTCTGAAGGTCGTCCCCGTGGCCGAGGCCGCCGCGTGGGCGAACGTCATCATGATCCTGACCCCGGACCCGCTGCAGGCCGAGATCTACGAGGAGTCCATCAAGGACCACCTCGAGGAGGGCGACGCGCTCTTCTTCGGTCACGGCTTCAACGTCCGCTACGGCTTCATCAAGCCCCCGGCCAACGTGGACGTCGCCCTGGTCGCCCCGAAGGGCCCGGGTCACCTGGTCCGCCGCCAGTACGAGGAAGGCCGCGGCGTTCCGTGCATCGCGGCGGTCGAGCAGGACTTCTCCGGCAGCGCCTTCGCGCTCGCGCTCTCGTACGCGGCCGGCATCGGCGGCACCCGCGCCGGCGTCATCAAGACCACCTTCACCGAGGAGACCGAGACCGACCTGTTCGGTGAGCAGGCCGTCCTCTGCGGTGGCGCCTCCGCCCTGGTCAAGGCCGGTTTCGAGACCCTGACCGAGGCCGGCTACCAGCCGGAGATCGCGTACTTCGAGTGCCTGCACGAGCTGAAGCTCATCGTGGACCTCATGTACGAGGGTGGCCTGGAGAAGATGCGCTGGTCGGTCTCCGAGACCGCCGAGTGGGGCGACTACATCACCGGTCCCCGCATCATCACCGACGCCACCAAGGCCGAGATGAAGAAGGTCCTCGCGGAGATCCAGGACGGCAAGTTCGCCAACGACTGGATGGCCGAGTACAAGGCCGGTCTGCCGAAGTACAACGAGTACAAGAAGGCCGACGAGGCGCACCTGCTGGAGACCACCGGCAAGAAGCTGCGCAAGCTCATGAGCTGGGTCGACAGCGACGAGAGCTGA
- the ilvN gene encoding acetolactate synthase small subunit, whose product MSKHTLSVLVENTPGILARIAALFSRRGFNIDSLAVGVTEHPDISRITIVVNVEDLPLEQVTKQLNKLVNVLKIVELESHNAIERELVLVKVRADNETRSQIIEIVQLFRAKTVDVSPEAVTIEATGGADKLGAMLKMLEPFGIKELVQSGTIAIGRGGRSITDRSLRALDRSA is encoded by the coding sequence ATGTCCAAGCACACGCTCTCCGTCCTGGTCGAGAACACGCCCGGCATCCTCGCCCGGATCGCCGCGCTGTTCTCCCGCCGCGGGTTCAACATCGACTCCCTCGCGGTCGGTGTCACCGAGCACCCCGACATCTCCCGCATCACCATCGTCGTGAATGTCGAAGACCTCCCGCTGGAGCAGGTGACCAAGCAGCTCAACAAGCTGGTCAACGTGCTCAAGATCGTCGAGCTGGAGTCGCACAACGCCATCGAGCGCGAACTCGTTCTGGTGAAGGTCCGCGCCGACAACGAGACCCGCTCGCAGATCATCGAGATCGTCCAGCTGTTCCGTGCCAAGACGGTCGACGTCTCCCCGGAGGCCGTCACCATCGAGGCCACCGGCGGCGCCGACAAGCTGGGTGCGATGCTCAAGATGCTGGAGCCCTTCGGCATCAAGGAGCTCGTGCAGTCCGGCACGATCGCCATAGGGCGTGGCGGGCGGTCCATCACGGACCGCAGCCTGCGGGCCCTCGACCGCAGCGCCTGA